A genomic region of Cyprinus carpio isolate SPL01 chromosome B13, ASM1834038v1, whole genome shotgun sequence contains the following coding sequences:
- the LOC122139485 gene encoding interferon-induced, double-stranded RNA-activated protein kinase-like has translation MDVNVIVSVLRSASTAAEASGNNRTDSCRTYLFIQMEFCEAGTLTDWIKARNQMEKQRSIVEIHKIFYEIITGVEYIHAEKLIHRDLKPDNILFGADGKVKIGDFGLVAAQTDQKGDPIERSNRGTPTYMSPEQKSKKNYDEKTDIFLGLVWFEMLWKISTGSERVKLWPDLKGQRFPEGFSDSYQTESKFITKMLSYSPEHRPHAKDIKEKLEKFFSLDQNLLSQKTI, from the exons ATGgatgtaaatgtaattgtgtCTGTTCTCAGATCAGCATCCACTGCTGCTGAGGCCTCAGGAAACAACAGAACTGACAG CTGCaggacatatttatttattcagatggaGTTCTGTGAGGCAGGAACACTGACTGATTGGATAAAGGCGAGAAATCAGATGGAAAAACAGAGAAGCATAGTGGAaatccataaaatattttatgagatCATCACTGGAGTGGAATACATCCACGCAGAGAAGCTCATCCACAGAGATTTAAag CCTGATAACATTCTGTTCGGTGCTGATGGCAAAGTGAAGATCGGAGACTTCGGGCTGGTGGCGGCTCAGACCGATCAAAAAGGTGACCCTATAGAGAGGTCAAACAGAGGAACACCAACTTACATGAGTCCTGAACag AAAAGTAAGAAGAATTATGatgaaaaaacagacattttcctTGGACTCGTATGGTTTGAGATGCTCTGGAAAATATCTACTGGTAGTGAAAGAGTAAAG CTGTGGCCAGATCTGAAAGGTCAAAGGTTTCCAGAAGGGTTCAGTGACAGTTATCAAACTGAG AGTAAATTCATCACGAAGATGCTGTCGTATTCACCAGAGCACAGACCACATGCAaaagacataaaagaaaaactggAGAAGTTTTTCTCTCTGGATCAGAATCTGTTAAGCCAGAAAACCATCTGA